Within Montipora foliosa isolate CH-2021 chromosome 3, ASM3666993v2, whole genome shotgun sequence, the genomic segment GGTTATTCTACGTTAAATAACCTAACTATAACGCCGATAAAGAAGATCAGGGAATGCTCTATATCGTGTGCGCTTTTGCCGCTATAAATCGTTAGAGAAAAATACCCACACATCGGCATTGAATCTTCCATTCTTGTTCtcagatcccatcgtttctcttagccggcAGGGCTTTTGCGCGAGAAAACAAAGGGCTCTAGCAACCAACTCTCTCCGTCAACTGAAGGATTATTCGTAATTGCCAAtttgctccaaatgaagtattatctgTCATTTTGGACAccgaaagcttgatagggatcatgggaaatgaacatattttgtttaaaagccGAAcccaatgtctggactcgcatgACTCGATCCTGGGAACGTTAGGTTGATAACCCATTCCCTTAAGACATCACCaactgtcaataattttttcctacaaatgccgctgtaaacgtgtattcgCACGCTAGCACAGTGAAAAATATCGggtaccaaacttcaagagaaagctaaccattttaaaatcaagccttAGACTTGACCATTATTCAGcattgattttatatatatgctaattagttttggtaaaaaTCGGCACActttgatctttagtggttaagtggataaaaataGTTCCCTCGAAGTGGATGCTCCGGATTCAAATCATGTCAAGGGActacttttaatttttttctttttttgtctgggacagagtaatctaaatggaggataacacttcatttggagcaaactgacaGTTAAGGAAGCCGGAGATCGTGTTGACTTTAGAAATTATAGAACTTCGGAGTTCATATATGAGTCGTCAATAGTGGCAGCGCTCAGAAGCATTACATTCCAAGAGTCTCGATGTTAGAGGATGTGTCCCTTTATGTCGAACATAATATCGTAATTTGTAACACTAAGACACACGTGGTAATTTTACCGACCGGCTTCGCGCTACCTGACCCCATTTTGCCACATCGGCCATTTTTACTTTCAGTTCAAGATTTTATTGTTCGCAAGCAAACCAATGAAAAACTTGAATTTCCTATGTCTCCAGAGCCCTTTGTTTCCTCGTGCGAAGGCTCCGCCGGCTAAGaaaaacgatgggatctgggaacgagaatgtgaTTATCTTTATACAACTGATGACGTCAAATTCCTCAACTCAATCTCAGGccttttgtttcatattttcctTAAAAACACGTGAAGTTTCGTCAGATTTTAGATATGTTCTcagtttgtgtactgaaatgCTTCTGAGCCCGTTACAGATtggattttaaaattaaacatgGTGGTGAAATTCCGAGTCTTTTAACACATGTCGCCTAAAATGTTCCAATTGTACTTGTTAGAAGAtctataagaaaaaaaataaattacctgGTGAAATAATTTTTTCGGCGTCTTCCAAAGATCGGCCTGAAGTTTTCCCGGTGGTGCCATCTTGAATGTTGTGCAGTGCAAGTTGGGCACTGATGACATTTCGTGGTTGCTTCGCTTCAAGTTTCCTCGCGTTGTTTATATTGTGTATATTTTTGCGAAGAAATTCAGTTTAATGGAGAAGATACAGATTCTTCCTTCAGGGCTCATATGGAACCAGAACACTCATCAAGCGAAGAAAGATAAGAAAATCAaggcgaagaagaagaagaaagcaatCCTTTGCTTGCAAATTTAGGCACTCACGGTCGCTTTTCGGCCTTTGTGATCAAATGCATTACCtagtgaaataatttttttatcgtCTTCCAAAGATCGGCGTCAAGGCTTtcgggtgccgccatcttgaatgtcgCGCGATGCAAGTTGGGTACTGATGACGTTTCgtgttttctttgctgtccGGTTCGTGGGAACTTTGAGTCGAAGTCTGTTTCGTTGCAGAAAGCAAGGAAAAACCAGAAAGGATACAAGCATAAATTTCTATGTTTTTCCAAAAGATGATGATGTTCGTCGATTCAAGCTATCTGAAGGACATTTCTTCCAAAAAATTTCACCTCAGCCGTTTTAAACGGGCATTGATCACAAAGGCCGAAAGGCTACCATGAGTGCCTAAATTTGCAAGCAAAGGattgctttcttcttcttcttcgccttgattttcttttctttcttcgcTTGATGAGTGTTCTGGTTCCATCTGATCCCTGATGGAAGAATCTGTACCTTCTCCATTAAACTGAATTTCTTCACAAAAATATACACAATATAAACAACGCGAGGAAACTTGAAGCGAAGCAACCACGAAACGTCATCAGTGCCCAACTTGCATTGCGcgcattcaagatggcggcaccggGAAACCTTGAGGCCGATCTTTGGAAGACgccaaaaaaaatcatttcaccaggtaatgctttttttttgttacagatCTTTTAATAAGTACACATGGAACATTTTAGGGGACATTTGTTAAAATAGTGGAGATTCCCTTTAATTAAGGTTACTTAATATTGACCATTGGTTATTTCAACAGATGCTTCCTGTGACGTTCACATGCCATCAGAGGCACTTGGCAGATTACATATAAAATCCAGTGAGGACGAAAAAGGTAAAAATTACCGGAACTCCTGTAGACAAGTACAAATCGGCTGTTTCAAAAGCAGTTCTCGTATGGAGAATGTTTACTCGTGTAGTAAGGTGCCTTTTTTTACTGAAAGAGAAGATGCTATAACTTAGTCAAGTGCTATCGTGCGGTTtggtcctgagaaggactgcttTGGGTGACATGGACTGACCTTTCTACAGCTTGAGTGGAACTCATCATGAAAAATCGAGTGATTTGTGTAACCTCAATAGATGGTATAAATTTAATACTCTGGTCGTGGGTCACAGGTCGCAGGCAGAAATCTGAATGCAAACGAGCTACGAGAAGTGGTTATATCATCAATAACTTTGCTgaagaatcgactgggactcggATGAATGAGTTGCAAGGAGTGCTAATTGCTACCAACGGATCGTTCTGGAATTCTGGTTAACTAAACCGATACCtgcaacttcccgcaccctccAAGCGACTTATCCATGACATCAATAACAGACATAATTTCTGACCGACCAATTATATGAAAAATGCACGAACAGTCATTAGACCTAGACGGATcaaaacgcaccaatcactgttttcAGTCTTCACAGTCAATGACATCAAGGCttaactgacagtcgaccagtAGCAACACGAATTTGTTGATTAATCACATCAACGACCAGAGTATTGATaccatctactgacgttacacgtatcatttgactctgaagatgactttcgCTTACTTTGTCGAAAGGTCGGTCAGTGTGACCCAAAACAACCCTACATGTACGCTCAGCCGGACGATCGCACTTCACTTAGTTATGATACGACGCTTGGGTTCACACCATTTACAGCAAAAGATACTATTTCCATAAAGAtcgagttcaattcccggaggattagtttatGGACCTCAACATGAccgggttttgttttttttgttttgtttttgtttttttgtttggtaTTTGTGACGTCATATCCAAACGCTCTGTTCACTGAAGACACTGATAAACCACTGCTGTCCAAtaggccttaatcacacggtggccatgttgagtcccgatggattgaaaactttttttttttgtgcaccgaaactcgttcccaaacatttcaactcgaggctcaggGTACCAAATCTATTGTTAATGGctaatatggccgccgcgcgaataaggcctaTGTGAGTGGACCAAATAAgcattttttgaatttttgattATAATAGCCTTTCCAAAATCAAAAGGATCGCAATCTTTCATGAGACTTTTTGTTTGTAGGGCAGCAAAAGTCTGCATTCTGTTAGCCTGGTGTTTCagatttttgtctttaaatgttTGCAGATAGCTCTTTCACCCATCCTGCCCCCTCACAAAAGAAAGCaagagaagaagaggaagacgTTAAGCGCCATTCAGGTAAAGTCGTCTAAACCGAAAGAAGTTTTAATCTGAACCTAAATTTAACGTACTGAGAAGCTCTTCAAATTAAAGTTTTCTGACAGTTGGCTGGCTGTAAATACTGCTTGTGTCTTAGCGTTTAGGCCATCCATTCCATACAATCCTGCCAAAGAACGAAGACTAGAGGTTTTCTTTATTCTTAGTTATACAATTAGAAATCATTCCATACAGTCAATGACCCACTACACGCATAAAATGATTATTGCGTAATTGTTTAAACTAATTAAGGCGCCTACAAAATCAATCATTGATACAtgcgtattttttttttattctggcATTATTACGGGAGAAAATTTTATaattaaaagtaaacaaagCCAGTAGTCTGAGTAACACCAGCGCAACCTGAGAGTGAGAGAAATAAGGATGTTAGTCAAGACAAACATTATGTAGGCATACATGACACAGAAAGAGGGGCGCAAAGCATTATAGGGAGCGCTTACCATTCGACCAAAATTTCCGCATATTCCGGTACGGAATCTAATAGAACGGAATGTTtcgaaaaattcattttgaaaatttcgGTCAACCTCTGGAGGCTGTCTCTCTTCTCGAAAATTGGGTAATTCCGGGAATCTCTGTTCCATTTGACGTTTCATTTCTCTTCATGCTTGATCCCAGTTCCTCCTGCCGCGACTGTCGAGTGAAAATGGCAAAGCTCTTCGAATGCAGTCTATGTCTTAGACAGACTAAACCACCGGTTTTTGACCTAGGTTGAATTACCTCTCGGCTACCAATGCAGCGCGTGTTATACTTTAGAAGCGACGCTTTGTGTTGATGACAACGGAGAAATCGCACCACCCATCAGTAAGTTGAAAACTAACCGGATTATGAAAACACTATTTTAGTGCAGATCGATCCGCCTTTGTTGTTGTACGGCAATCCATACTTGGATGTATGGCCTGACAGGTCAATAGCCTCCTGGGATACTCGAACACGGGTTACACAGTTTACACTACAGTGTACTCAAAGTAATGCGACCGCTCAAGCAGGATTTGCTTTTGCGGTGGAATTGCAGCTCGTCCAAATCCAGTGAGGTTTTCAAGTGGCATGCTTCCTGTGGGCATAACCGCTTGAGCGAAAAGGTCGCGTGTTTCCCTCGTCATCCGGAAATGACTTTGAAATTCTTCAGAAAAAGATGAAGGTAAAGTGCCTTCAAAATAGTTGCGGACGTGATTTAAATTTTTTCTTATATAATGGCTTACGACGCTGAAATAAATGATGTCGTCGCTGTCATTAAAACCCGTTTACTCTGAGGAGTCTTACAGTCCATGGCCAATTAAAGTGTCCTGGGTCAGCCATATTCCAGTATTGTTATCGAGTTTGGATTTGGCGCCTCATGAACTCGACTGCCTGAAAACCGGTGTGCCGAGCAGCCGGAAAGAACTTTCCATTCGCCGAGTGCAATTTGCGGAATGTCACACCGGAATTTTTGGTTGAATGGTAAGCGCTCAGAGCCTATTCGAAAACGCTTCAACGTTTAACTTCATGGACTGTTCAACCAGACTGATGAGCTAACTTGCTCTTTGGATTTTGTTATTTCGTTAGTACATTGTACAGGCGTATTGATTTGTCGGTAGGCTGTCAGTTACTTGTCGGTGAACTGCTGGCCGACAGTCGGTTATGGGAGCTTTTCTTCAAAATTACCGCAAAGTCAaccctacatgtacatgtacctgaaATGCTATTTGTCGCCTGAATCTTCAGGTAAAAGGGGGTTCTCCTATATAAAACCGTACTTACTTGTTTATAGGTCAACCTCGTCTATAAGTTGACTCCTATTTTCCTTATTTCTGAGAATTTATCTTTAAGTTGCAAACTAAGGATAAAGTAAACAGGCATGTCAATGTTAACAGAAAGTTTAGCATTATCATGCCTTGTGCGTATGTGCACAAGCATCAAGcattcaaaacaaaatatttcgagcctccttacgAAGCACAGATGTGGATGAATAAAGGGAGCTAATGCcggagagatcttttgttttcgtctaccAATGTGGTGGCGATGACGTTTtatgaaaaccacctattggaGGTGCAGGTCTCTCTTAAACCAAAATAAACGCTGGTAAATGCCTCCAAAAATATTTGAATGAGGCACTTCACTTTTAAGCTTCACTGAAGCCATTTAAAAATGGCCATGTGTTGTTCGAAATATCACGAACTAACTTTACTCTCTCGCTGAGGTCACAGAGCTTAGTAACAGAATTGTTAAGGATAAATTAAAACATTGCTGTTATCTGACCTTCAACGACTACCTATCAGTCGAGGGTAATATTTATTTTGTAGGTAATTAATTTCAAGGTAATAAAAGGGTAAATGAGATTCACACCTGAACCAACCATGCTCTGTTTCCATGGTCAAAAAATTAGTTTACCACATTTGCTTGTAATCTTGCAACCTGAATGGCTAATTTTTCACTGTGGATAAGGGTCTAGACAACGCTGGTTGCGTCCTGCTCATGTCAAAGTGTCACGCAATtgtatagccaatcagaacgctcattttgggaaacaAACCAACCAGATTGTGAAAAAGATGTAGACAAcgcttgctttttctttgtgTCACTATCAATGcactctttagcttgtacgttttgttttcccatttcagaccacgtgatgttactctacggaacagtttctttcaaatgtcgtctcatgcacgtgcatatgtatgcacaacttctgaaaaaacaaaagaaaattcccttgggaacaccACATGATGTGAAATGGGAAatcaaaatgtacaagctaaagaggtccattgtcAATATCCTGGTCACcctctgaaataaacattaaCTTTGACCTTGAAGATTGTGGTAAGAATGGGCTGcacctcgtgagtccacaacattttgagcACTATGATGATGAGTATCGTACTTTCATGGACTAAATTTCGTCTGGTTTGATCCTTCTAACAGATATTATCCTCAAAGTTGTCCTCAAACTGGTCTATGGAGGTGCATGGATTGCTGGAACAGCCCTCATACTAACAAAGTACAGGGATGATCCTGAACGAATGATTCAGCTGTTTCAGCAAATCGTCCTGCCATGTGGAGTTCTTTTGAAATACATGTTTGAAGGATCAATTATTTGCATACTTCAAGTCATCGCGTTGGATGGATTGCAAACTCTTTGGCAGAATTTTAAGAGTGGCCTTCTTAAGAAATTGCTGGAAAATGCTTTGATAACAGAGGATCTTTACAAGTTGGCAAATGGAAATGAAATCATTATGGAAGTAATCCTGGAGGAGACGAGAAGAGCACAATTAACAATAACGTCAGCCTCATGGCCGCAATCTCAAGAACTTGGCCTCAACAAAGTTCAAGTCACCATTTTGGCTCTTGAGTGGGGATCCAGTAGAGGCAAACTTTCCACAATCAACAGAGAGTTGGCCATACAGCTGGCCAAATTCCCTGAAGTCCAAATCACATACTTTTTACCGAAATGCTCAGAGGAGGATAGGAAAGTAGCTCTCAGCCATGGCATAAAGATTCTTGAGGCAACACGACTGCCAGGGTATGAAGAACTGGAGTGGCTCAACTTTCCACCAGAGCATTTGCGAATAGACGTTATTGTTGGTCATGGAGTGAAACTTGGTCACCAAGCACTAGTTATCCGCAACTCTCGCAAATGCAAGTGGATACAAATGGTACACATTGACCCAGAGGAACTAGGAATGTTCAAATCTTACGAGAATCCAATCTTAAAGGGCGAGGAAACGCACAATGTTGAAGTAGAGCTGTGCAAGATGGCTAATTTAGTTGTAGCAGTTGGGCCCAAGCTGGCAGAAGCCTTTCGCAAATACCTCCGCAGGTGTCAAAAAGATCAAGATGTTATCGACTTCACACCTGGTATTTTAGATGAATATGTCAGAGTTCAACAAGTTCCTGAGGAACGAAAATCCATCATTGTCCTGGTGTTCGGTCGTGGAGATGCTGAAGACTTTGCATTAAAAGGGTTGGACATTGCAGCAAGATCTGTTGCGGCATTACATGacactcttcttcttcttgtcgGGGCACCCGATGGAAAACATGAAGAGGTCGCAAGTCGATTGCTTGAATGTGGTGTTCCTAAGAATCGCCTTAGGGTGAGAGGCTATATCAAAAACCGAGAAAGCTTGAAGCAATTATTCTGTGAGGTGGATCTTGTACTGATGCCCTCCAGAACAGAAGGCTTTGGTTTGGCAGGCCTGGAGGCTCTGTCAGCTGGGCTACTTGTGATCGTCAGCAAGAATTCGGGATTTGGAGAAGCTCTGAGTGATGTCCCGTTTGGTTCTTCATTTGTTATTGACTCTGAGGATCCCAATGCGTGGACAGCAGCTCTCAAGCACATCTGGAACAAGGACAGGCAGACAAGGCTTCTTGAGGCTAAGGCTTTGCGTGACTCCTATGGAAGGAGATATAGCTGGTCTAAGCAGTGCAGTGATCTTCTCCAAAGGATATTCAAGGCACGTCACGGTAGGAATTAACAATGTATTAATTCTTAATCCCTCTTTTTGAGAAGTGTTCACAATCTGTATCTGGATACTTGGTTGAACGCCATTGTGTCACGTACACATAGACTGACAATGGCAGCTTCATTAACTAAAGCCTAAGAATATCACTGAGACTAACTTTAGAAGGGTGAATGCATATAGAAAACTGAATGCATTCACAATCTGTTTATTGGACAATCCTCATCTTACTTAGAGGGTTGTCAAATACATACAAGCTGAGTTGGATTGACTTTTTTGTGAGGACAACCCGACAAGCGGAAGTGAGGACGCGGTCAGGCAGGAAGCTAGGTAACCGCCCCAAGTTAAGGCTTTCGGGTTTGATAATTAATGAAATAGCAAATTATTGGGAAGCAAAACcgctatatacatgtatattgttgTAAAAGTTAGAAGAGTTAACAAACTTAACAAATTTCTAATCAGTTAGATTGCTAAATATACAATGTACTGTCAATAACAAGTTGATATTCAGAGGCTCATCGAAAAAAAGTTTGTAATTAAAGGTTCCCAGTATAGACTGGCAATAGTCAAGGTTATTGCTTCTGGCTAGTGACCATAACCACTCCTGGTTTGAAAGGATAAGGTATGACTGAATTTGCAAGAATGTGCTAGCTGAAATTTTTGCAGCCCGCGCTGTCATCTGAGATGCAGGGGAGGTGAACAAGTTGCATTACTGGTAGTCTTTCATGACAATGTGAACATACAAGAGTGAGTCGCTCATTCgctatctttactttaaaaccacTCATACATTTGTACCAACCCAGTTCTAGGATACAGTGCCTCGCCCATGCTATGTAATGTCAACGAGATGGAATAACTGCGAAATACTTATCCTTCCAATACTTGTTGTGGGTAGTTACACTGTAAGTGCAAATACCCATATTGTCATCGGGgttgtctgagtgagtgag encodes:
- the LOC137997660 gene encoding uncharacterized protein isoform X1, whose protein sequence is MSKCRKRTHWKHIKLPVAALNSRHRVALAHGPSTQCNSVNSIIMASGPWQQSEELGPNKVHITILASEWGSSKGEPSTINRELAIQLAKFPEVQITYFLPKCSQEDRKVALSHGIKILEATRLPGYEELEWLIFPPEHLRIDVIVGHGVKLGRQAHVIRNSRKCKWIQMIHTDPEELGMFKSYENPISKGEEKHDVEVELCEIANFVVAIGPKLAEAFRKYLRCCQKHQDVFDLTPGIFDEFVNVQQVLDDEKHCSVLVFGCGDTEDFQLKGFDIAARSVAALPDTHLVVVGAADGKHDEIATRMLEYGISKNCLKVRSYVKTGELKRLFCEMDLVLLPSRTEGFGLTGLEALSAGLPVIVSKNSGFGEALGNIPFGSSFVIDSEDPNAWIAAIKEIWNKDRQTRLVEAKCLRGNYGTKYNWSKQCKYLLEKMVKSVHDASCDVHMPSEALGRLHIKSSEDEKDSSFTHPAPSQKKAREEEEDVKRHSDIILKVVLKLVYGGAWIAGTALILTKYRDDPERMIQLFQQIVLPCGVLLKYMFEGSIICILQVIALDGLQTLWQNFKSGLLKKLLENALITEDLYKLANGNEIIMEVILEETRRAQLTITSASWPQSQELGLNKVQVTILALEWGSSRGKLSTINRELAIQLAKFPEVQITYFLPKCSEEDRKVALSHGIKILEATRLPGYEELEWLNFPPEHLRIDVIVGHGVKLGHQALVIRNSRKCKWIQMVHIDPEELGMFKSYENPILKGEETHNVEVELCKMANLVVAVGPKLAEAFRKYLRRCQKDQDVIDFTPGILDEYVRVQQVPEERKSIIVLVFGRGDAEDFALKGLDIAARSVAALHDTLLLLVGAPDGKHEEVASRLLECGVPKNRLRVRGYIKNRESLKQLFCEVDLVLMPSRTEGFGLAGLEALSAGLLVIVSKNSGFGEALSDVPFGSSFVIDSEDPNAWTAALKHIWNKDRQTRLLEAKALRDSYGRRYSWSKQCSDLLQRIFKARHALDPSFSCKSGTPSRDDVLLIAHELGTKWKMLGRVLDVSDRLLKQIETDNEELSERCYQVLIRWQERFASEATYQRLAQALQHPAVDRAALAVKYCGLRSCKKRRLAEDF
- the LOC137997660 gene encoding uncharacterized protein isoform X3, with amino-acid sequence MSKCRKRTHWKHIKLPVAALNSRHRVALAHGPSTQCNSVNSIIMASGPWQQSEELGPNKVHITILASEWGSSKGEPSTINRELAIQLAKFPEVQITYFLPKCSQEDRKVALSHGIKILEATRLPGYEELEWLIFPPEHLRIDVIVGHGVKLGRQAHVIRNSRKCKWIQMIHTDPEELGMFKSYENPISKGEEKHDVEVELCEIANFVVAIGPKLAEAFRKYLRCCQKHQDVFDLTPGIFDEFVNVQQVLDDEKHCSVLVFGCGDTEDFQLKGFDIAARSVAALPDTHLVVVGAADGKHDEIATRMLEYGISKNCLKVRSYVKTGELKRLFCEMDLVLLPSRTEGFGLTGLEALSAGLPVIVSKNSGFGEALGNIPFGSSFVIDSEDPNAWIAAIKEIWNKDRQTRLVEAKCLRGNYGTKYNWSKQCKYLLEKMVKSVHDASCDVHMPSEALGRLHIKSSEDEKDSSFTHPAPSQKKAREEEEDVKRHSDIILKVVLKLVYGGAWIAGTALILTKYRDDPERMIQLFQQIVLPCGVLLKYMFEGSIICILQVIALDGLQTLWQNFKSGLLKKLLENALITEDLYKLANGNEIIMEVILEETRRAQLTITSASWPQSQELGLNKVQVTILALEWGSSRGKLSTINRELAIQLAKFPEVQITYFLPKCSEEDRKVALSHGIKILEATRLPGYEELEWLNFPPEHLRIDVIVGHGVKLGHQALVIRNSRKCKWIQMVHIDPEELGMFKSYENPILKGEETHNVEVELCKMANLVVAVGPKLAEAFRKYLRRCQKDQDVIDFTPGILDEYVRVQQVPEERKSIIVLVFGRGDAEDFALKGLDIAARSVAALHDTLLLLVGAPDGKHEEVASRLLECGVPKNRLRVRGYIKNRESLKQLFCEVDLVLMPSRTEGFGLAGLEALSAGLLVIVSKNSGFGEALSDVPFGSSFVIDSEDPNAWTAALKHIWNKDRQTRLLEAKALRDSYGRRYSWSKQCSDLLQRIFKLWTQVFHASLVLLHATMFYLLHMSWVQNGRCLAEFWMFRIVY
- the LOC137997660 gene encoding uncharacterized protein isoform X2 gives rise to the protein MSKCRKRTHWKHIKLPVAALNSRHRVALAHGPSTQCNSVNSIIMASGPWQQSEELGPNKVHITILASEWGSSKGEPSTINRELAIQLAKFPEVQITYFLPKCSQEDRKVALSHGIKILEATRLPGYEELEWLIFPPEHLRIDVIVGHGVKLGRQAHVIRNSRKCKWIQMIHTDPEELGMFKSYENPISKGEEKHDVEVELCEIANFVVAIGPKLAEAFRKYLRCCQKHQDVFDLTPGIFDEFVNVQQVLDDEKHCSVLVFGCGDTEDFQLKGFDIAARSVAALPDTHLVVVGAADGKHDEIATRMLEYGISKNCLKVRSYVKTGELKRLFCEMDLVLLPSRTEGFGLTGLEALSAGLPVIVSKNSGFGEALGNIPFGSSFVIDSEDPNAWIAAIKEIWNKDRQTRLVEAKCLRGNYGTKYNWSKQCKYLLEKMVKSVHDASCDVHMPSEALGRLHIKSSEDEKDSSFTHPAPSQKKAREEEEDVKRHSDIILKVVLKLVYGGAWIAGTALILTKYRDDPERMIQLFQQIVLPCGVLLKYMFEGSIICILQVIALDGLQTLWQNFKSGLLKKLLENALITEDLYKLANGNEIIMEVILEETRRAQLTITSASWPQSQELGLNKVQVTILALEWGSSRGKLSTINRELAIQLAKFPEVQITYFLPKCSEEDRKVALSHGIKILEATRLPGYEELEWLNFPPEHLRIDVIVGHGVKLGHQALVIRNSRKCKWIQMVHIDPEELGMFKSYENPILKGEETHNVEVELCKMANLVVAVGPKLAEAFRKYLRRCQKDQDVIDFTPGILDEYVRVQQVPEERKSIIVLVFGRGDAEDFALKGLDIAARSVAALHDTLLLLVGAPDGKHEEVASRLLECGVPKNRLRVRGYIKNRESLKQLFCEVDLVLMPSRTEGFGLAGLEALSAGLLVIVSKNSGFGEALSDVPFGSSFVIDSEDPNAWTAALKHIWNKDRQTRLLEAKALRDSYGRRYSWSKQCSDLLQRIFKARHEFQSLLDDEFNFLRSPAAARGDVLLIISNGLWFNCSVVCHLLGDIREFKKPRRLRRRKRRFKI